Part of the Methanobrevibacter boviskoreani JH1 genome is shown below.
TTAGAAATTTAAAAATAGGAATTATTTTTTTTTTTATTTGAATTATTGGGTCTATTATAAATAATTTAAAAAAAAGTTTAAAAAATAATTATAAGAATTATTTTTTTTTTATTTGAATTATTGGATTTATTATAAATGATTTAAAAAAAAGTTTAAAAAATAATTATAAGAATTATTTTTTTTTATTTGAATTATTGGATTTATTATAAATGATTTAAAAAAAGTTTAAAAAATAATTATAAGAATTATTTTTTTTAACGTTAATCTAGTTTTGATAGTTTACATTCTGTTTGTTAATTAAAGGATATGAAATTAAACTCTCAGAATCCAAATCCTCTTTATGCATATCGACTGCATTAATCTGGCTGTTTTCATAGGTTCTATAATAATAGATTCCCTTATCTGTATTTACACATGAGGAATAAATAGTGATTTCATATTTATCCGGTTCTTCAATAAATGCAAGGCCTCTTTGTTGTTCAACTGATCCAAGAATGTGGAAGAACTGACTAACACTTTCAAGTTCATCTTCACTGGATAGTGAATTCATTTTGGTGAAACTTGCTTTTACAAAACGGGACATTGAGGATAAATCCCCAGGTAAACCTAAACCTCCCATTCCCCGACTATATGCCATTAAATCTAAATCATCACTAAATGTGTTATCTGGTGTTTTACTGGATAAGTATCTATAATTATTTAAATTGAATAACTGTTTATCAAATGGGGGATTGTTTGTTAAAACACCTACTGGGTTGTCATAAACCTTAAGGCCCTCTTCAACTGTCTCAACGGTTATGGATTCATTTCTATCTGAAATGATCCAATGAAGTGATGAGTTTGGAAGCTCGTCTGAAAACT
Proteins encoded:
- the bsh gene encoding choloylglycine hydrolase, whose protein sequence is MCTAANYLSKDHYFGRNFDYELSYNEKITITPRNYPLEFRVEDTINNHYAFIGITAGIETYPLYYDATNEKGLSVAGLNFTDFADYKEIDENKTNVASFEFIPWILSQCKDVKEARKLLENLNIVNIQFSDELPNSSLHWIISDRNESITVETVEEGLKVYDNPVGVLTNNPPFDKQLFNLNNYRYLSSKTPDNTFSDDLDLMAYSRGMGGLGLPGDLSSMSRFVKASFTKMNSLSSEDELESVSQFFHILGSVEQQRGLAFIEEPDKYEITIYSSCVNTDKGIYYYRTYENSQINAVDMHKEDLDSESLISYPLINKQNVNYQN